cccactagcctttttataaacacagggttcatcaacgttttgtatgaaaccaaacgatttgacttcatcatcaaaacgaatgttccaacttctggatgcttgcttaagaccataaatggatctcttaagcttgcataccttccctgcgttaactttaggtgtgaagccttcaggttgttccatatagatttcttgatctatataaccatttaagaaggctgttttcacatccatttgtcaaatctcatagtcataatgagcagcaatggctagtaaaattctaatggatttaagcatgacgactggagaaaaggtttcttcatagtcaatcCCTTGTCTTTGtcgataaccttttgccacaagtcttgctttataggtctctacctttccatctgaacctatcttcttcttgaagacccatttacatccaataggtactataccttctggtggatctacaagagtccagacttggttctcatacatggaatccatttcagatttcatggcttctaGCCATCTTTTCGAGTCGATATCTGATATCGCCTCTTGGTAAGTGGTAGGATCATCTGAGTGATCATTGTCTCCTATAAGGAACAACTCTTGTTCATTTAGaaaaccatatctctcaggtTAATGGGGTATCCTCTCACTTCTTCTAATGGGACGTGCAACACTCGACCCTGGCTCCTCAATTGGTACTTGGACATCTCGTGGCATAGTTTCAGGCTCGGTGAACCcttcaccaagttctattttcctttcattgcctctttcttgaataaactctttttcaagaaaaatggcattcctgcttacaactacttgttgcagttcaggaatatagaactcatatcctaaggtatctttaggataacccacgaaactaccctttaaagatcgtgtctcaagtttctctgatttaagctttttcataaaagctgtacatccccaaatcttaacatgtttaagactgggcttcctatcaaaccatatctcatgtggtattgtaggaactgacttggaagaaactctgtttaagatatatattgcagtaagaagggcGTGTCCCCATAGAAACAAAGGTAAGTCTGTACAACTTAACATACTTCGGACCATATCTAATAAAGTCCGATTCCTCCTTTCTGAAACTCCATTCAGTTGAGGCGTTCCTGGTGGGGTccgttgtgaaataatacctgagactttaagaaaatcttcaaacttgTTACTAAGATACTCGCCTCCACGATCTGATCGTAAggcctttatctttttaccagtttgattttctacttcagctttaaaatctttgaacatttcaaaagattcagatttatgtctcatgagataaacatatccatatctagacatatcatctgtaaaagttataaagtagaaattaaaatttaatttggaggtatcccgtttttcagaaattatggtttaataaaacgaaggcataaacgaaaaatacctctttgatgaaatcttatttcaccgttagatttcccgccgtataatcctccaagtgtaggatgccgagtcggtccacccgaaatcacttctattcaagaatatcaaagagagaagataagtagaagaaatttttcacaaaaatttctaacttacctcttggattcaagaacacttctccaaaattctctctacattcaagtgaatcaagaagacacttataagagaaaataagagtttggagctatttatagttccaattaaaaactattcttcattaaatgggttgggcttctcaagcccattccatttaatgcaattggaccaagcccaatccaatggaatttatttgaatccaatagtgccattgggccaagcctaatgtactagcaaaaggcccaacccaatctatgattaaataattacattcataatataattatttaattattcttatttatccaataaataaatgcactataattagtaattataaaattactaatttatttattttctctttgaaagtaatttctttttgggtgggactttctgggtccacaaataaattggcaacaagaataatcaacaattaattctcgtaaatcatgagtgacatctagcaatatatcatgattacccaatttattgtgaagcgggtattgtgaaccttttactacgttaccatacaatacggtccttctatcatcctatatcccgacaagatatgagatcatggttagtaggtcgaatctcttaatcttgtcatatgaccaaatccaaaatcaatcttgacaaattatgacacaacccgtatggaacaaattccatcgtcatattacctcggccaaggatttatcgtcaagtgattactggatcgcataggatatcttcctcataaatctcgaggtgatagattccatgtctaatgcacacatacctcatgtatcactgaatcaggcacatagatacgtatgattatccttgattagaacaaccacatgatatcgttgatatcctaatccaccaatacacagatatccatgtcatctcaggtctaaggactagttgtaaaatcgcagctaacattaaatcattgacccgtgagaaataacccatgtgatttaatgttaacagtcccgttcagtgaactcgttcttgtaacgagcacccacttatcttccttctatagctcatacagaatggcacgagactcaccaaccttatctttcagtatctcatactgaaacaaggaggaagacaatgtgctggcctttacgagttgctatcatccatgataggaattctatggccaggaacatgtttatagtataacaaattgtggattatccgtaactcgtattcttaacacttaagaatggtattcacttcttattatactaatggatatatgttttataatttaaaccatattgcaatttaaataaaaacataaacttgccatttaaataatatttaaagaattacaagatcgagtccctttgtgtcactggaactggtctttagggctcatatctaacacaATCAACATATgttgttttgaatatcatcatcaaaataatttcttcatcatcatttaaactttaaactcaaataaaaacaaatgttGTTTGTAAAAGTTTGTTAAAACTAACTTCCAAATCATATTCATTTGGTTACATAAAAaatcttaagggggagtttgTTAAGCAATATAAGAGGGAGGAAATGTTAGATACGGGAAGCATTCCGAATGTTTGACATTTCCAATgcatttattaaacttatttgatCATGTCCAAAAAAAGccctcacgtgacctcttatttctctctttcaagataaatttatccgacctccccctcagataaatttatctgactctttcaagataagtcTCAATTACCTATATGCTCCTTGTAGAatagttaatgtcatttaatgtattttaaagatttaaatttattaaaaaaacttatttatttaagtcttataattaatattatttaatacatttttaaattattatatgttttgacaatttttaaaatttaaatgacattattcttttcattgatttttgaaatttaaatttctctctttatatatatatattattaactaatacaattccttttatcaatttttaaattattttatttaattttatattttattatctattatgaaaatatgttttagccatttttaattatctaggtgaaattattgtaattccaacaataattatttttacttttcaacacttttaaatctatttttgagcatggatttagaaaataaaatattatttttaattttttgacaattcatattaattataaaatattattttaatcataaatttattgttgatgttaacaaataattttgaatgaatttggttaTAGGgatttttggtaaaaaaaaaaaaaagggttttatctTGATGCTTATCATATACATTagcataaataaaaagaaaaagtacaattatcagtgaatattaacaaatttaacaaatactctTATATAAATCTCGAAATCCTTCCCAGCCTTATTTTGACCATCTCATATTTTAATCCGAAAAGCattccaaccttatcttgatacctcttatcttacttattttaataaacgctTTCTAAAGAAATAAGGAGATATTTTTAAAGCACAAACATTTGACAACAAGTTGAGAACAACATATATTACTTTAAagactttttcttttctaaacttaaataaaaatcaatctaCTCATCAAATCACAACAtgaaacatgattttttattcacaatcattttatgaaatatatagaACATTACAAATATGttgagtataaaatatattactcAACAACAAAACACATCATTTAGCACAAGATGTACTAACTTGAGCATTGTGATATTTTACTCATACTTACCAAAACAAGAGCACATTTAAGATGAATAAGACATAtgatttctattttataagatttaaaCCTCCATACACATAAATGAATCCTAAACATGACAACTAAAGAATTTACATCAGTTTGATCAAATATTGTTGAATACAAACattcaacatttaaattatttcaagatATTTGGATGATTTTGTTTATCAAACAAcattcatttaatattataaattcttcaagtgttcttccattaaatttcagaacattgaaaattttaggaatttgATACTAAATATCAAATAGATAATTTAGACTTTATGAATTAGAATTTATAATTACTTGCCTAAGCATAGATACAATTACTCAAGAGTATAGATTATTGATACTTattcatcaaataaaacacattaCTCCTATATTTAAGAAATGCTTTCCCCATATTTTGAGTGCTTAAGATTTTTCTTAACCTTAAATTTACTCTAAACACCATGAGATCCATATGACACTCATGTATAATGGATATTTATAATATCCCTTGAGCAACTTATTGATATATCAAgcatatttagaaataaaaacaagatcaaacacaaacaaaacataattaagTTATTAGCACAACTTTAACATAGGACAATTTAAATTCtacaaatcaaaactcaagtaccatcACTTATTTAAACATTAGATATGAAATATAAAACACATTACTCTTAAACTTTAAGTAATGTTGCCACATAAAATACTTAATATATCATGAACTCTACAAAACACTCATGTATTAACTTTAGGATGACCCCAAAGAGAAGCATATTAAAAgacatattaataaaatataagactaaaataattttagcacATATAAGaacattaatagataaatcaCACTAAAGATAAACCTATCATGGTTTcttgatcatatatatatatatattctcaaagCAACCTCAACATATATTCTATTAAGATAGACTTAATATATCCTTAAACAATAGTTTAAAgaaggataaaataattttcacatatacaaaatatattaataagccTTTGAGAATATAACATAACAAGATTCCTTAAGCATATTCTCAAAACATCCTTAACATATATTACATTAAAGTTTTACATAcaataattatcattaaaacattcaagaacAAACTCAACACTCACCATCTCATCTCTATAAATGAGTCCCTAAATTTCTTGGTATAGGTcctattctcaaggtgttgagattGTATAAAGTGGATCTTTaatttaggatttcttaaagataTTCTCGATCCTTAAATTTATCATGATGGAAATATGAGTTATCGATCAGTAGACTggcacatgggctactaccattgttAGCATGGGAAGCTAATGGGAATGGGGTGTTGAGTCACACGCTACATTATATGTGATGTATATAGTAGACATATGGGTGGGTATTGGTAAAACAACCACTAAAAGTGATGTCTGCGATAAATGACATGGCttgaggattaatgatttgttgttgaCTCTCAATTGTGTATCTGGTACTTCGACCATAACGGATGTAGTGTCTTATGCACTGATGTCAGGAATTTGTCGTTGAGCAGAATCATCCGATGTAAGAGGTGAGGATGTTCTCTATGTGGTCTATGtgcagtggtgtatggaggtAGATACTCACTGATGTGATCCATTATTCTCCATTGGATGGAGGCATACATCCTGCGTGGTCTGTGTTGATGGTGATTGAAAATTCCCTATCCAGGACAAGCATGAGATTGGAAAAAGTTCCAATGTCAAATTGAATTCAACATGCTACCTTGATCATACCTTATTAGATCAAACCCAACTAtcgagtcttgtgagtttaattagCCCATAGCTCTCACTTGGTTGGGATGTTAGTTAGTGGAAAGACTATAGTTCACGATAATCGATGAGTTTTTAATAGGTTCATATAAAGTTGGACTTCATTTCCATTAGGATCGTCTTGAGTCCTAACTAAAGAATACTTAGGATCTTCCAAGGTATTGTAGGGATTTGGAGAGATTCTCTTAGTAAGTTGATGGAATCGGCCGACATCAAGAAGTTAACGTGTCTTGATTGTTACATAGTTATGAACTTAGAAAGTCATACGCATATTGAGTAATGTATTGGATTAGTGATCAGTTGCTATTAGCGGGTTCCTCATCACTGTGGGACAGTGATGTTGGTTGTTATTTTATGTGTGGGACACAAGGGTTTATGGTTATGGGAGATTGCTGTTGGATAGCAAAGCCTTAGTGTAGTTAGACAAATTTGGAGCATGGTTGGAAAGAATTGGTCAATCGGTGCTCTTATGCGGTCGATTGATTGTGTGCTGTCAATTGGTGCATGAGGAAGGTCAGCCATTTCAAACGGTCGATTGGGTGCCTCAAGGGGTTGACCATTTCTGCCATTAATGCTTGGTCGCTTTGTTGCATCAAAGCATTTAATGTTTTGATGCACATGATGATTGAGGCATGAGGATAGAAGAAGGTGTGCGAGAGAAGTTGAGGGCAAGGCTTGGCAAATTgcaatttgaaagaagaaattgagagGGTTAGAAGAGGCTTCACGAGTTGCTCACTTCTGcatgttcatcttcttcttgttctcatCATGTTCTTACTTCTCTGCTGCTTTTTCTTATTCCCTGTTCAACTGCGGCCATTGCTCCTTCTTGTTTTGAGCTTGACTAGTGCAACGCTCTCGTCATTGTCTTCCTTATATAGGCTGTTGAACAACCACAATGCAATCGAAGAAAGGAACCGCGTGAAGTTTGGGTCACCTTCTTCGAGAGGGTCTTAGCACGACTCCGTTCAAGGGATTTGTAAGTATCTCAGGTGTGAATGGACTAGGTTCTTTATGTTTGTGTAGGTGGGTTGGTCACTTAGACATTGCAAGTATGCAAGAGCTTGCTGGACAAAAAATGAGAGGGTAttgctgtaacaccccaaatttttcgggggtgttataacttaggattttgggaatataagattttttcataccacaatcgctgccatacatcacgcaaatttttaaaaactctaattttcaccttctcagcttaacaaacccaataatcgaataggtaagacaggtgttaaaatttcaaaatgcggaagctagattgaacctgatatggttcacaaccataatgttttgtctacaaaatgtattacatggacatcatctcttgCAAGCGATAACTGTACGTCTTAAACATATGCaaaacatacataggttcgcatataaataaagatatgctaaacatgctacatacaacaaattaagtttattcttcagctacttcctttcccttagagccgcttgtcgaatctgaaacatttgaatatttcagagacataatccaattagaagatgaatcttctagtgagaaactccaaaacagtttatatcaatgcatgaacaagtataaaacgtatgaggaaaATAACGAGGACTACTTCGAAGTGTCTCGTGAATATGTCAGCCTTCTcaaacgagagctttctcaatgacACACACATAGTGCCTCTCAGGAgatccctaaccatgtcacctcggcCCGACCTTATAGATCTCATGCAAACACcgcatccgttgttccttaacCTCATGGTCTTtcccatgagagctttctcgatggtgcACGAATAGCGCCTCTcgagggatatccgacttttgccctcagcCAACACcaaataggtacaacaatatggctacatgaattttataaatgcaacagttaaaaagccaacaacatatatttttaggaaaatacaattcatatatgcaacatggtttcacgtaagagaataacaaaagTTTAggtacaagaacttcacaaaatacGTTTCATGTAATAGAAGTTTctcataagagaacaaaaaatagtATTTGTAGTATAGGAATCTCGCCTTgaaggtttatctcttggaagttacaatttcacagcaaacgccCTAGGTTTCTATAGAAAACACATGTTTCGataaacctaaccttaaatatttttatacagggTT
This genomic stretch from Diospyros lotus cultivar Yz01 chromosome 1, ASM1463336v1, whole genome shotgun sequence harbors:
- the LOC127813699 gene encoding uncharacterized protein LOC127813699, encoding MEEIGREAGENEPRRSYESLSEFAKISQQKGKPYCCTYLVLAEGKSRISLERRYSCTIEKALMGKTMRLRNNGCGVCMRSIRSGRGDMVRDLLRGTMCVSLRKLSFEKADIFTRHFEPPQQLLKGFSGSGSQEKQTGFGVWKLQTLLTVPRDNASSGLV